The window AATTTAAAAATTGCCCCCTCACCTAAAACACTGCTAATCTGAATTTCTCCTCCCATCAGTTGCACAAATTTTCGGGTTATGGCTAAACCCAATCCCGTTCCTTCAGAAAATTTTCGACCTGTTTCCGTTTGCACAAAGGCATCAAATAAGTCTGTCATTTCCGCTGGTGCAATTCCAGGTCCCGTATCTTCTACTTCAAAATGGATGGTATGAGGAAATAAGGATTGGAAATCAGACGAAGGGCAAAGAGTCCATCTAGATTTTTCAGTATCTTTTTCTGCCGTCTCTAGTCCTGTATTCACTCGTAAAGTAACAGTCCCATTGTCCGTGAACTTAATAGCATTTCCTAAAAGATTGATTAAACAAATTCGTAGTTTTTTAGGGTCTGTCTTTATATATTGAGGAACATTCGAGGGGATATTAAAAATTAGTTTGATTTTTTTCTGTTCAGCTTTGATTTGTAACATTTCCTCCAAAGAGTCAAGGAGGCGATACAGGTCAAAGCTACTTTCATGAAGTGTACTTAAACCCGCCTCTATTTTAGACAAATCCAAAACATCATTGATTAAATCTAGTAAATGCTCACCACTGCGATTGATGATTCTGAGATATTCTCGCTGCTCGGTACTCAGTTGTAAATCGCGGCTCATCACTTGAGTAAAACCGAGAATTGCATTAAGAGGAGTCCGGAGTTCATGACTCATATTTGCCAGAAACTCACTTTTCGCTTTAGAGGCTGCTTCAGCCGCTTTTTCAGCCTTTAATCGCTCTTGAATTTCCTGTTGTAATTGTTGATTTTGTTCTTGGAGTTGATGGGAGAGTCTGCGAATCGTCAGTTGATGCTCAACTCTTGCTAAAACTTCTGCAACTTGAAAGGGTTTGGTAATATAGTCAGCTCCACCAACTGCAAAGGCTTTAATTTTGTCCAATACTTCATCCAAAGCACTAATAAAAATAACTGGAATTTCGCGAGTTTTTGGTTCAGCTTTGAGTTGAGAGCAGACCTCATAGCCATCCATTTCTGGCATTCTAATATCCAATAAAATCAGATCAGGTGGAGCTGATTTAGCGGCTCTTAGCGCCATTTTCCCTTTGACAACGCCCCGGACTTTATATCCCCTCTCTGAGAGAGTTGCGGATAATATTTGCAGATTTTCCGGTGTATCATCAACGATTAAAATGTTTCCTGATATAGCCTCAAGCTGGTTAGTATTCATAGGTTTAAATAATAGTTAAGATAACGTTTTTGCAAGATGCAGAAATAAATAGAATGTATAAATAACCTTTATTTATTTGTCGGCTATCCTTAATCAGTTCCTTGTTCCAAGATTTTAGCTTGTTCAATTAAATCCAGAATTTTGTCGCAACGGAAATTATTGACTAAATCAGCTATTACTTTGGCTAGTGGGTTATGGGCAGCAGGGATTTGCTCGATGAGCTGAAGTATTCGCTCATTATCAATGGTGACAGCCGCCTGGTATAGTTCCTGAACCCACTCAATTGGCATTACGTAGAAGGATGAAGGCTCAAGGATGTAGGGCACAGCAGAATCCGCAGGGTAAGATGAATCCCCTGGTTCGCTTTCCATCTTTTGCCTTCCACCTTCTGACGCGGATGAGGCGGATTCTGCATAAATATAACGCACCCCTAAATGTTGAGTCATCTTTTCAAAGATAACCGACTCTCGAAAGGGCTTACGCACAAAGTCGTCACAGCCTGCTGACAAAACAACGGAACGTTCTTCCTCAAAAGCACTGGCGGTTAAGGCAACAATTGCCGTGGCTTGACCTTTTAAGTCTGCTTTGATGCGTTTAGTGGCTTCATACCCATCCATGACCGGCATCCGCATATCCATCCAGATCAGGTGAGGTTCCCAGCTTGACCACAATTCAATCGCTTCTTGCCCATTCACCGCTTCGAGTACCTCAAAACCGACAGATGCCAGAAGTTTAACTAACAGAACACGACTTTCCAGGCGATCGTCAACAACAAGGATGCGATATTTCGGTTGTCCAGATTCTAAGCCAATCACCCTACGGCTGGCTTGGGTCGTTACAATTTTAGGTTCTTGGGCAATATCGACCTCGATCTCAAAGTGAAAAATACTTCCCTTACCTAAATGACTGCTAACCCTAATATCTCCCCCCATCAGTTGCACAAATTGTCGGGCTATGGGTAAACCTAGACCTGTTCCTTCTAAGGCTTGCCGACCCGTTTGTGTTTGCAAAAAGGGTTCAAATAAGGAGTCCATTTCTTCTGGGGCAATGCCGAATCCCGTGTCTTCTACCTCAAAATAAAGAGTTACAGGTTGAAGCTTCAAATGTTGCTGATATGAAGACGGTTGAGAACCTTCAACGTTCAATCTTTTAACTGGTAAATTATTAGATTCTTCGCTCTTGAACTTACTAGCTATTCGCAAGGTAACACCCCCCTCAGTAGTAAATTTAATTGCGTTTCCTAGGAGGTTAATTAAAACTTGACGCAACTTACTTTCGTCAGTTTGCACGTATTGAGGAAGGGTGGGCGTGCGGTCAAATACTAACTGCAAATTCTTATTTTGGACGGGCAACTTGAACATGGCTTCAAGAGTATCCAGCAGATGGTACAGGTCAAAATTATTCTTATTCAGCGTGACCCGACCCACCTCGATTTTGGACATTTGCAGAACATTATTAATTAGTTCTAGTAAATGCTCACCCGAACGCTGAATAATTCCTAGATACTCCTGCTGTTCTGGATTGAGGGATGAGTCACGAGTAAGTAATTGGGTAAATCCGATGATGGCATTGAGGGGAGTCCGCAGTTCGTGACTCATATTGGCGAGGAATCGGCTTTTGGCGCGATTTGCCGTTTCTGCCGCTTCTTTTGCCTGTTGCAATGCGGCTTGTGCCTGCTTGCGATCGCTGATATCTTGACTGACAGAAATAATATGAATTTGTCCATCCAAGTCAATCATCTCTGCGGATAATAATGCTGTCCTCACTTCACCGGATTTGGTTCTAAACGTGAATTCATAGTTGCGAATGACGCCCTCCTCTTGCAGAATCTGGAACAGTTGGGTACGGTCTTCCCAATTCACCCAAAGGTTCAGATCGACGGCAGTACGACCCAGCACTTCTGCACGGGTGTAACCTATAAACTGACAGAAACTATCGTTAATTTCGATATGACAACCATCGATTTGCCGAGTGATTGTGAAGGCACTCGGACAGGAACGAAAGGCTTTGGCAAACTTTTCTTCTGATTGACGCAGTGCCATCTCTGCACGTTTACGAGCCGTGATATTGCGAGCAACCCAGAGGACTGAACCATCGGGCAAAGGTGAAAGGCTAGCCGTGAACCAAACTTCAGAAGGGTGAAGGGTGAAGGATAAAGTCTGAAGTGAATGATCGGCGGGTTCCCCTCGTTCCTGAGTCGTGTTTCCCACAGATTTGAAACTTCCTACTTCATCCTTGTTAATGGGTAAGCTGTAATCGAAATCGATAGTTTCCTGGGTTTCTATAACCCGCCGAATTTGGCTTAACCAATTTTCAGCTCTCTCACCTTGAATAAATTGTTCAATAGTCTGGTTAACTAAGTAAGTTGTTCCTTCGTATAAACGACCTGGATTTGTTGGTGCGACTTCTATATTGGTTCCTTGGGAATCAATCACCAAGATAATGTCAGTCATTGCCTCAAAAACCGCCCGCATTCTCTTTTCAGAAGTTCTCAGTTTATCCTCTAACAACTGGCGCTGTCTGGCGGCTATTTCACTCGCCCGAATTTCTTGTTGGAGTTGTCGATTTTTTTCTTCTAATTCCTGAGTGCGATCGGCAACTTCTTGTTCCAAATTCCGGTTGTAATCCGCTAATATTTTCTCCGTTCGTTTGCGTTCCGCGATGTCTTGCAAAGCGTTAATACTATAAGCAATATTCCCATCTGCATCATAGATAGGTGTTGCCCAAACTTCGATAGGAATTCTTTGATTGCCTTGGTGGACTTCCAAATCGTCAGCGGTTACATTTTCCCCCTTCAGCGATCGCACGATGGGCAAGTTTTCAGAGGGATATAATTCATTCGTACCTGCGATATAGATTTGATAAGCTTCCGAAAGCCTGTCAACGGGTGTGTCTGGATCGACTCCTTTAGCAAAAATTTCCTTCGCTTTTTGATTTAAAAAGTAAAGTTTACTGTTAGCATCAAGTACTCCCACCCCAACCGGTACAGCTTCTAAAAATTGAGCCAGCTTACGTTCGCTTTCCCGTACAGCTTCATCGGCTTGGTCTTTCAACTGATTGACTACTGTATCACCGTGTTCAGTTGAAGTTTCTAGCAAGATTTTGAGGTCAGTATTTTCCTGCTTCAATGCTTTCCCTTCCCTGGA of the Allocoleopsis franciscana PCC 7113 genome contains:
- a CDS encoding response regulator gives rise to the protein MNTNQLEAISGNILIVDDTPENLQILSATLSERGYKVRGVVKGKMALRAAKSAPPDLILLDIRMPEMDGYEVCSQLKAEPKTREIPVIFISALDEVLDKIKAFAVGGADYITKPFQVAEVLARVEHQLTIRRLSHQLQEQNQQLQQEIQERLKAEKAAEAASKAKSEFLANMSHELRTPLNAILGFTQVMSRDLQLSTEQREYLRIINRSGEHLLDLINDVLDLSKIEAGLSTLHESSFDLYRLLDSLEEMLQIKAEQKKIKLIFNIPSNVPQYIKTDPKKLRICLINLLGNAIKFTDNGTVTLRVNTGLETAEKDTEKSRWTLCPSSDFQSLFPHTIHFEVEDTGPGIAPAEMTDLFDAFVQTETGRKFSEGTGLGLAITRKFVQLMGGEIQISSVLGEGAIFKFDIKIDEPDSIELITKPLRRVIGLEPNQEVYRLLVVDDSKENRLLLVKLLQPIGFEVREAENGVEGLALWESWQPHLILMDTRMPVMDGLEATRQIRARERQRHTGRGTDTRRWSNGERQPVFASNQSLSVSLLSNSPPTTRIIALTASTFEEKRGELLAIGSDDFVRKPFTEEVIFEKLAEYLEVRYIYEDLPPSPQASRKGDKTGEKSDSFFLSELAKMPILWVKELYQAANVVNEDLVFDLIQQIPPENTALSEALTDLFNDFRLDVIVNVTQQVLKA
- a CDS encoding response regulator, producing MQCKNNPILIIGNRIENRQVFVQYLSQSKYDITQASNGEEALKIIENGLKPSLILLDMPHRGGSKVTQKIRKIWQAEQVPILWLIDKNQNQNWETGLEMGVNDYLTQPLSKEELIFRINTQIELCRLKAENQRLSREGKALKQENTDLKILLETSTEHGDTVVNQLKDQADEAVRESERKLAQFLEAVPVGVGVLDANSKLYFLNQKAKEIFAKGVDPDTPVDRLSEAYQIYIAGTNELYPSENLPIVRSLKGENVTADDLEVHQGNQRIPIEVWATPIYDADGNIAYSINALQDIAERKRTEKILADYNRNLEQEVADRTQELEEKNRQLQQEIRASEIAARQRQLLEDKLRTSEKRMRAVFEAMTDIILVIDSQGTNIEVAPTNPGRLYEGTTYLVNQTIEQFIQGERAENWLSQIRRVIETQETIDFDYSLPINKDEVGSFKSVGNTTQERGEPADHSLQTLSFTLHPSEVWFTASLSPLPDGSVLWVARNITARKRAEMALRQSEEKFAKAFRSCPSAFTITRQIDGCHIEINDSFCQFIGYTRAEVLGRTAVDLNLWVNWEDRTQLFQILQEEGVIRNYEFTFRTKSGEVRTALLSAEMIDLDGQIHIISVSQDISDRKQAQAALQQAKEAAETANRAKSRFLANMSHELRTPLNAIIGFTQLLTRDSSLNPEQQEYLGIIQRSGEHLLELINNVLQMSKIEVGRVTLNKNNFDLYHLLDTLEAMFKLPVQNKNLQLVFDRTPTLPQYVQTDESKLRQVLINLLGNAIKFTTEGGVTLRIASKFKSEESNNLPVKRLNVEGSQPSSYQQHLKLQPVTLYFEVEDTGFGIAPEEMDSLFEPFLQTQTGRQALEGTGLGLPIARQFVQLMGGDIRVSSHLGKGSIFHFEIEVDIAQEPKIVTTQASRRVIGLESGQPKYRILVVDDRLESRVLLVKLLASVGFEVLEAVNGQEAIELWSSWEPHLIWMDMRMPVMDGYEATKRIKADLKGQATAIVALTASAFEEERSVVLSAGCDDFVRKPFRESVIFEKMTQHLGVRYIYAESASSASEGGRQKMESEPGDSSYPADSAVPYILEPSSFYVMPIEWVQELYQAAVTIDNERILQLIEQIPAAHNPLAKVIADLVNNFRCDKILDLIEQAKILEQGTD